The Flavobacterium piscisymbiosum genome includes a region encoding these proteins:
- a CDS encoding DUF1842 domain-containing protein yields the protein MSDLLAGAYLAQGTIGNVGTPGAPIAKFSLVVVPSQHTVTGTVVITQAIQGPDSHIVVNVKGKIYAAGIGKVTQVVSLQGQYIHSVPPPAIGSFLANFDAHLAIDNAWNGTGGFSYYKHNIENVPVAAAKNLKEELV from the coding sequence ATGTCAGATTTATTAGCAGGTGCTTATTTAGCACAAGGCACAATTGGAAATGTTGGAACACCAGGTGCTCCAATTGCAAAATTTAGTTTAGTAGTTGTACCATCACAACATACTGTTACAGGTACAGTTGTAATTACTCAGGCAATACAAGGTCCGGATAGTCATATTGTTGTTAACGTAAAAGGAAAAATATATGCCGCAGGAATAGGTAAAGTTACACAAGTTGTTAGTCTTCAGGGACAATATATACACTCTGTTCCTCCACCGGCAATTGGTTCATTTTTAGCCAATTTTGATGCTCATTTAGCAATCGATAATGCTTGGAACGGAACTGGAGGTTTTTCATATTATAAACATAATATTGAAAATGTACCGGTAGCGGCAGCAAAAAACTTAAAAGAAGAATTGGTTTAA
- a CDS encoding GbsR/MarR family transcriptional regulator yields MEFKEAKNKFVQTWGALGSQWGINKTMAQIHALLMVSNEPVSMEDIMDELQISRGNTSMNLKALMDWGIVYKEYKTGERREFFTAEKDLDELAVKIARERSKREIKPALKILKEVSTIDANNSAEEKHFVDQTSKLYDFVLKADNMLDKMTEFNDNWLGRLVLKIMK; encoded by the coding sequence ATGGAATTCAAAGAAGCAAAAAATAAGTTTGTACAAACCTGGGGAGCATTAGGTTCTCAGTGGGGAATTAATAAAACCATGGCACAAATCCATGCTTTATTAATGGTCTCGAACGAACCTGTTTCTATGGAAGACATTATGGACGAATTGCAAATTTCCCGCGGCAATACCAGTATGAACCTAAAAGCTTTGATGGATTGGGGAATTGTTTATAAAGAATACAAAACCGGAGAAAGAAGAGAGTTTTTTACCGCCGAAAAAGATCTTGACGAATTGGCTGTAAAAATTGCCAGAGAAAGAAGCAAAAGAGAAATTAAACCTGCGCTTAAAATTTTAAAAGAAGTTTCGACAATTGATGCCAACAATTCGGCTGAAGAAAAACATTTTGTAGATCAGACCTCTAAATTGTATGATTTCGTTTTAAAAGCAGATAATATGTTAGACAAAATGACTGAATTTAATGATAATTGGTTAGGCCGTTTGGTTTTAAAAATAATGAAGTAA
- a CDS encoding YqjF family protein gives MNFLKAEWKNLALFNYEVDAKILEKYLPAGTEIDFWNNKCYVSLVGFMFKNTKVLGIKVPFHVNFEEINLRFYVKRFENGEWKRGVVFIKEIVPKKAITFIANTLYQEHYETQKMRHQIIENTTTNTFIYQWKSNEKWNTIELETEKNSIEIKIDSEAEFITEHYFGYTKIDSETTFEYEVQHPRWEQYKVLNHKIDIDFQKNYGSDFEFLETTFPTSVFLAKGSAIKVKNKRKLPEIQVLENLTATIDSY, from the coding sequence ATGAACTTCTTAAAAGCAGAATGGAAAAACTTAGCACTCTTTAATTATGAAGTTGATGCTAAAATATTAGAAAAATATCTTCCCGCTGGAACTGAAATAGATTTTTGGAATAACAAATGTTATGTGAGTCTGGTTGGATTTATGTTTAAAAACACAAAGGTTTTAGGAATTAAAGTTCCGTTTCATGTAAATTTTGAAGAAATCAATTTAAGATTTTACGTAAAACGTTTTGAAAACGGCGAATGGAAACGCGGCGTTGTTTTTATCAAAGAAATTGTTCCTAAAAAAGCGATCACTTTTATTGCCAATACCTTGTATCAGGAACATTATGAAACGCAGAAAATGAGACATCAAATCATTGAGAATACAACTACCAATACTTTTATTTATCAATGGAAGAGTAACGAAAAGTGGAATACTATTGAATTAGAAACTGAAAAAAATTCAATAGAAATTAAAATTGATTCTGAAGCTGAATTTATCACAGAACATTATTTTGGATATACCAAAATTGATAGCGAAACTACTTTTGAGTATGAAGTTCAACACCCAAGATGGGAACAATATAAAGTTCTAAATCATAAAATAGATATTGATTTTCAGAAAAATTACGGTAGTGATTTTGAGTTTTTAGAAACTACTTTTCCAACTTCAGTTTTCCTTGCAAAAGGATCTGCAATTAAAGTAAAAAACAAACGCAAATTGCCAGAAATACAAGTTTTGGAGAATCTTACAGCTACAATTGATAGTTATTAA
- a CDS encoding TIGR01777 family oxidoreductase: MNKLIIAAGTGFLGQVLVNHFKNKFEEIVILTRGKSQIIDGIKYVNWNARTFSGWENELENATVLINLAGKSVDCRYTEKNKKEILLSRIESTKILNKAVLNCKTPPKHWLNSSTSTIYRFSLDKQMDEIDGEIGNDFSINVALSWEKAFFKTETPNTLKTALRTSIVLGKNGGAFIPLKTLAKTGFGGKQGKGNQFISWIHEEDFANAVDFIIERKITGVINVVSPEPVRNANFMQKLRKAVGFPFGIPVNTFLLKIGSFFIRTEAELVLKSRNVIPKKLLENGFKFKFGDIDEAFTNLLKK, translated from the coding sequence ATGAACAAACTTATCATAGCAGCCGGAACAGGATTTTTAGGACAAGTCTTAGTCAATCATTTCAAAAATAAATTTGAAGAAATTGTAATTCTGACCCGTGGAAAATCGCAAATAATTGACGGAATAAAATATGTAAACTGGAATGCCAGAACTTTTTCTGGTTGGGAAAATGAACTTGAAAATGCAACGGTTTTAATAAATCTGGCAGGAAAATCTGTTGATTGTCGTTATACTGAAAAGAATAAAAAAGAAATCTTATTATCAAGAATTGAAAGCACAAAGATTCTAAACAAAGCGGTTCTGAATTGTAAAACCCCACCAAAACACTGGCTAAATTCTTCAACTTCTACTATTTATAGATTTTCTTTGGATAAACAAATGGATGAAATTGATGGAGAAATCGGGAATGATTTTTCTATAAACGTCGCTTTGTCCTGGGAAAAAGCATTCTTTAAAACCGAAACTCCTAATACTTTAAAAACCGCTTTACGAACTTCAATTGTTTTAGGAAAAAACGGCGGTGCTTTTATTCCGCTTAAAACTTTGGCAAAAACGGGTTTTGGCGGAAAACAAGGAAAAGGAAATCAATTCATCAGCTGGATTCATGAAGAAGATTTTGCCAATGCGGTTGATTTTATTATCGAAAGAAAAATTACCGGAGTCATTAATGTTGTTTCTCCTGAGCCAGTTCGCAATGCTAATTTTATGCAAAAGCTTAGAAAAGCAGTTGGTTTTCCTTTCGGAATTCCGGTAAATACTTTTTTACTAAAAATTGGATCTTTCTTTATTCGAACAGAAGCTGAATTGGTTTTGAAAAGCAGAAATGTGATTCCGAAAAAGCTTTTAGAAAATGGGTTTAAGTTTAAGTTTGGAGATATTGACGAGGCTTTTACAAATTTATTAAAGAAATGA
- a CDS encoding SRPBCC family protein: protein MTTIHLTTKIKAPKQTVFDASRNIDIHQQSASPTNEKAIAGVTFGLINLNETVTWRGKHFGFYLTHKSKITAMDFYDYFVDEMEEGKFKTFRHEHFFEEENGVTIMKDKLQYETPFGIFGELFDILFLEKHLTQFLLERNKVLKEVSEKQI from the coding sequence ATGACCACAATTCACCTCACCACAAAAATAAAAGCACCAAAACAAACCGTTTTCGATGCATCCAGAAACATAGATATTCACCAACAATCTGCAAGTCCTACAAATGAAAAGGCAATTGCCGGCGTAACATTTGGTTTGATTAATTTAAACGAAACAGTAACTTGGCGTGGCAAACATTTTGGCTTTTATCTCACCCATAAAAGCAAGATTACAGCAATGGATTTTTATGATTATTTTGTGGATGAAATGGAAGAAGGGAAATTTAAAACTTTTAGACACGAACATTTTTTTGAAGAAGAAAACGGCGTTACAATCATGAAAGACAAATTGCAATATGAAACTCCATTTGGAATTTTTGGCGAACTTTTCGATATTTTATTTCTTGAAAAACATCTGACTCAATTTCTTTTAGAACGAAATAAAGTACTGAAAGAAGTTTCGGAAAAACAGATTTAA
- a CDS encoding DUF7619 domain-containing protein, whose protein sequence is MKKLYLLLFFFLFSLLHSQNPAEIDLSYDYNDHDLILDGNVTTSITLSDGKVILVGEFTGYRTGNSVVIKTGSIIRLNSDLSYDSTFDIGKKLVGPIYSVALQSTGKIVVAGSFTSYNGTEIDRSLLRFNADGSLDTTFKSTEAKYSGIKQVKTGPDNKIYTVAGSRISRLTANGDPDSFSRSYGNSAIAFAVDKDGKMVIGAYDYDGQQAFKINPTGYPVSGYEPGFNYFDCGINSVDIQSDGKILVGGSFRSYGSKYTSYVSVNYLVRINLDGSLDTSFSCPELIGEYLGYCANAKVTVVLAQPDNKILVGGIFPPYKGAPSRNLIRLNSDGTIDNTFVTGTGTNAGINAISLRPNGNILVCASNVINGSYINLLVYNSYDIKTFFELDSKGKLVNREKSSTINAEKILQRPDGKFNIIGESRAPYHRGLKTINNDGSLAINTNLFGAFDNEPVGSSGPTEATSCLDGVIQPDGKMILVGDFHTYNDVLADGLVRLNSDYTLDTSFNIGKSFTFSDGDAAIRSVALQPDGKILVGGYFDTFRGIPTKSKVIRLNSNGELDSTFSTTTNIGSGPTQIEVQPDGKILINVSGLFRLNSDGTIDTSFNPQAGPSLFAKFALLPDGKILVPDDNRIKRMHSNGSIDTSFNSGEFDNAVSNSFAIQADGKILCAGRFNHFDNVSTRGLLRLNADGTLDPGFNIGTGFNAKVESVFIEADGKILVTGSFTNYNGAWCNGSVRLLGGDAFVVNGQSKIDYTNNGCDVNDIVFPNLKFDIAANSVNSVFISNNTGNYSIPLPSGKHTITPKLENPEYFNIQPKSISANFPSQASPLITNFCFTPNGIHPDLEISFIPINSAVPGFISKYKILYKNKGNQIQSGSVNFTFDDSILDVLLTSPTTTSKTTGNLKWNFTNLSPLETREILLNIRVNKPTDTPPANGGTILKYTAEITSSSTDEAPKDNTFNFDHVVVNSFDPNDKTCLEGAIVQSSKIGDYVHYVIRFENSGTYKAQNVTVRDVIDTNKFDITTLIPQTGSHLFTTKIADGNKVEFLFEGIDLPFDDANNDGYVSFKIKTKSTLKAGDEFSNSSSIYFDYNSAIVTNTATTKIEGTLSNPNFSTTSNFIIYPNPVHDILFISKKQDQEIKSLNVYNTLGQIILSYPNANALSQINVSNLPSGSYFIKIKSDNGVSNSTFIKK, encoded by the coding sequence ATGAAAAAACTCTACTTACTGTTATTTTTTTTCTTATTCTCCTTATTACATTCACAAAATCCTGCAGAAATTGATTTAAGTTATGACTACAATGATCATGACTTAATTTTAGATGGCAATGTAACAACAAGCATTACTCTATCTGATGGTAAAGTAATATTAGTTGGTGAATTTACCGGTTATCGCACAGGGAATAGTGTCGTTATTAAAACAGGCAGTATTATCAGGCTTAACTCAGATTTATCATACGACAGTACTTTTGATATTGGCAAAAAGCTTGTAGGGCCAATTTATTCTGTTGCTTTACAATCGACAGGAAAAATAGTGGTTGCAGGTTCTTTCACTTCGTATAATGGCACTGAAATAGATCGCTCATTGCTAAGATTTAATGCTGATGGGAGCTTAGATACTACTTTTAAATCTACAGAAGCAAAATATAGTGGTATTAAGCAAGTAAAAACAGGTCCGGATAATAAAATTTACACTGTAGCAGGATCAAGAATAAGCAGGCTGACCGCAAATGGCGATCCTGACTCTTTTTCCAGATCTTATGGTAATTCGGCAATTGCTTTTGCAGTAGATAAGGATGGCAAAATGGTTATAGGTGCCTATGATTATGATGGTCAGCAGGCTTTTAAAATAAATCCCACCGGCTATCCCGTATCCGGCTACGAACCAGGCTTCAACTATTTTGACTGTGGTATAAATTCTGTAGATATTCAATCTGATGGAAAAATATTAGTGGGAGGATCGTTTCGATCTTATGGATCAAAATACACCTCTTATGTCTCTGTTAACTATTTGGTAAGAATAAATCTCGATGGTTCGCTTGACACATCATTTTCCTGTCCGGAACTTATTGGAGAATATCTTGGGTATTGTGCTAATGCCAAAGTTACTGTTGTTTTAGCGCAGCCAGATAATAAAATATTAGTTGGAGGAATATTCCCTCCATATAAAGGAGCTCCGTCGAGAAATTTGATTCGTTTAAACAGTGACGGAACTATTGATAATACTTTTGTTACCGGCACAGGAACCAATGCAGGAATAAACGCAATAAGTCTGCGACCTAACGGGAACATTTTAGTTTGTGCTTCTAATGTTATTAATGGTTCCTATATCAATCTTTTAGTTTATAATAGTTATGATATCAAAACTTTCTTTGAATTAGACAGTAAGGGAAAATTAGTAAATCGAGAGAAAAGTTCAACAATTAATGCAGAAAAAATACTTCAACGACCAGATGGTAAATTCAATATTATAGGAGAATCAAGAGCACCTTACCACAGAGGTTTAAAGACCATAAACAATGACGGAAGTCTTGCGATAAATACCAATTTATTTGGAGCATTTGATAATGAACCGGTAGGTTCATCAGGACCAACAGAAGCTACTTCTTGTTTGGATGGTGTTATACAGCCAGACGGAAAAATGATACTAGTGGGAGATTTTCATACCTATAATGATGTTCTCGCAGATGGATTAGTCAGATTAAATAGTGACTATACACTAGACACTTCGTTTAATATTGGTAAAAGTTTTACCTTTAGCGATGGAGATGCTGCAATACGATCTGTAGCATTACAACCTGATGGTAAAATATTAGTAGGAGGTTATTTTGATACTTTTAGAGGAATACCTACTAAGAGCAAAGTAATTCGCCTAAATAGCAATGGAGAACTGGACAGTACTTTTAGTACTACCACCAATATTGGCTCCGGACCAACACAAATTGAAGTACAGCCAGATGGTAAAATACTTATCAATGTATCCGGCTTATTTCGACTAAATTCTGACGGAACGATAGATACTTCGTTTAATCCTCAAGCTGGTCCCAGCTTATTTGCAAAATTTGCTTTATTACCGGATGGAAAAATATTGGTTCCAGATGATAATAGAATTAAAAGAATGCATAGTAACGGAAGCATTGATACATCATTTAATTCCGGAGAATTTGATAATGCTGTTTCAAATTCTTTTGCTATTCAAGCTGACGGAAAAATTTTATGCGCCGGACGATTTAATCATTTCGATAATGTTAGCACAAGAGGTCTTTTAAGATTAAATGCAGACGGAACACTTGATCCGGGTTTTAATATTGGAACAGGTTTTAATGCTAAAGTAGAATCTGTATTTATTGAAGCTGACGGAAAAATCCTTGTAACCGGATCGTTCACCAATTATAATGGTGCCTGGTGCAATGGTTCTGTAAGACTACTTGGAGGAGATGCATTTGTTGTAAATGGTCAAAGCAAAATTGACTATACCAATAATGGATGTGATGTAAACGATATTGTATTTCCTAATTTAAAATTTGATATAGCAGCCAACTCCGTTAATTCAGTGTTTATTTCCAATAATACCGGAAATTATTCCATTCCTCTGCCATCTGGAAAACATACCATTACACCTAAATTAGAAAATCCGGAATATTTTAATATTCAGCCTAAAAGTATAAGTGCCAATTTTCCTTCTCAGGCTAGTCCTTTAATTACCAATTTCTGTTTTACACCAAATGGTATTCATCCTGATTTAGAAATTAGTTTCATACCAATAAATTCGGCAGTACCGGGCTTTATAAGTAAATATAAGATACTTTACAAAAACAAAGGAAATCAGATTCAGTCGGGCTCAGTAAATTTCACTTTTGATGATAGCATATTAGATGTTCTATTAACATCTCCAACCACAACCAGCAAAACTACTGGTAATTTGAAATGGAATTTTACCAATTTATCTCCACTTGAAACTCGTGAAATACTACTTAACATTCGTGTTAATAAACCAACAGATACACCTCCCGCAAATGGAGGAACTATTTTAAAATATACTGCAGAAATTACGTCATCTTCAACTGATGAGGCTCCTAAAGACAATACTTTTAACTTTGATCATGTTGTAGTAAATTCTTTTGATCCTAATGATAAAACATGCTTAGAAGGAGCAATAGTCCAATCTTCAAAGATTGGTGACTATGTGCATTATGTAATTCGCTTTGAAAATTCAGGCACTTACAAAGCACAGAATGTAACGGTAAGAGATGTTATAGACACAAATAAGTTTGATATAACTACATTAATCCCGCAAACCGGAAGTCATTTATTTACCACAAAAATTGCTGATGGTAATAAAGTGGAGTTTTTGTTTGAAGGTATTGATCTTCCTTTTGACGATGCTAATAATGATGGTTATGTATCTTTTAAAATTAAAACAAAATCTACTTTAAAGGCAGGAGACGAATTTAGTAATTCTTCGAGTATTTATTTTGACTATAATTCTGCAATAGTAACAAATACAGCTACTACAAAAATTGAAGGAACACTTAGTAATCCCAATTTCTCAACTACAAGTAATTTTATTATCTACCCTAATCC